A window of Esox lucius isolate fEsoLuc1 chromosome 18, fEsoLuc1.pri, whole genome shotgun sequence contains these coding sequences:
- the LOC105017809 gene encoding Krueppel-like factor 11 isoform X1 — protein sequence MLTFTSPPISEQSCRADLTDIRVMMMERKRLNSEQSCCSTFEYNDLEAAEALVSMSCWGHRSAVHKPRPLTPTSDSCDSLLLHPEVMESPKDLIALSSLCMTPPHSPSFAETSTTTTVLTVTTSLAGSGPRPVLTRSRLCAGLPRRNNTPLVQRPGPAPESSAGPELPSRAMVTSVIRHTADPALTQPSNNVPPQSLMGQRTSTTSNRNPTTVSLAEAVPIQTESRSGSNGPCVTVSKDQGSSSSPDTSTGSPPPLTSRTTPQPPATSRSSTPIPSSQVLCQLFPVSERTGMISAFVQAGPLQMTQGNPKPILPQSSSSFPQPLQLVGSTQGTVMFVVPQSPVSQASSCQQTVMTLGNTKLLPLAPAPVYMPSGQRSNAPQAEFSRRRNYVCNFPCCKKTYFKSSHLKAHLRTHTGEKPFSCHWEGCDKKFARSDELSRHRRTHTGEKKFVCNVCDRRFMRSDHLTKHARRHVTTKRTSTWPAEVRELNKMAVSKGQSNGSSLPLSVLVPAPN from the exons ATGCTTACTTTTACATCACCCCCGATTTCAGAGCAGTCTTGTCGG GCTGATCTAACGGACATCAgggtgatgatgatggagaggaagaggctCAACAGCGAGCAGTCTTGCTGCAGCACTTTTGAGTACAACGACCTGGAGGCCGCCGAGGCTCTCGTCAGCATGAGCTGCTGGGGTCACAGGTCGGCAGTCCACAAGCCACGCCCCCTGACCCCTACCTCAGACTCCTGTGACTCTCTCCTCCTGCACCCTGAGGTCATGGAGTCCCCCAAAGACCTGATTGCACTTTCATCACTG tgcATGACCCCACCACACAGCCCCAGCTTTGCTGAGACCTCCACGACAACAACCGTCCTCACCGTCACCACCTCATTGGCTGGGTCAGGCCCGAGACCAGTCTTAACCCGGTCCAGACTCTGCGCGGGTCTACCCCGCAGGAATAACACCCCCCTCGTCCAACGGCCTGGCCCGGCCCCGGAGAGCTCTGCAGGTCCGGAGCTTCCTAGCCGAGCCATGGTGACCAGTGTTATCCGACACACTGCAGACCCGGCCCTCACACAGCCCAGCAACAACGTTCCACCTCAGTCCCTCATGGGACAGCGCACAAGCACCACTTCCAACAGAAATCCTACCACAGTCTCCCTGGCCGAGGCCGTTCCCATCCAGACTGAATCACGGAGCGGCAGCAATGGGCCGTGCGTTACCGTATCGAAGGACCAAGGCAGTTCATCCTCACCTGACACCAGCACAGGctccccccctcctctcacCTCAAGGACCACACCCCAGCCCCCCGCCACCTCCCGGTCTTCGACACCCATCCCAAGCTCCCAGGTTCTCTGCCAGTTGTTTCCTGTCAGTGAGAGGACAGGGATGATCTCTGCTTTTGTCCAGGCAGGCCCGCTTCAGATGACCCAGGGGAACCCTAAGCCCATACTACCCCAGTCATCTTCCTCCTTCCCCCAGCCACTCCAGTTGGTGGGATCGACTCAGGGGACGGTGATGTTTGTGGTTCCCCAGAGCCCAGTGTCGCAGGCCTCATCGTGCCAACAAACTGTCATGACCCTGGGGAACACCAAGCTCCTGCCCCTGGCCCCAGCTCCAGTTTATATGCCCTCAGGGCAAAGAAGCAATGCCCCCCAGGCTGAATTCTCCCGCAGAAGAAACTACGTCTGCAACTTCCCGTGCTGTAAGAAGACCTACTTTAAAAGTTCCCACCTCAAGGCCCATCTCAGAACCCACACCG GTGAGAAACCATTCAGCTGTCACTGGGAGGGCTGCGACAAGAAGTTTGCTCGATCAGACGAGCTGTCCCGCCACCGGCGAACACACACCGGCGAGAAGAAGTTTGTGTGTAACGTGTGCGATCGGCGCTTCATGCGCAGCGACCACCTGACCAAGCATGCCCGCCGGCACGTGACCACCAAGAGGACCTCCACGTGGCCCGCTGAAGTCCGTGAACTGAACAAGATGGCGGTTTCGAAGGGCCAATCGAATGGTTCCAGTCTTCCTCTCAGTGTGCTGGTGCCAGCCCCAAATTAA
- the LOC105017809 gene encoding Krueppel-like factor 11 isoform X2, with translation MMMERKRLNSEQSCCSTFEYNDLEAAEALVSMSCWGHRSAVHKPRPLTPTSDSCDSLLLHPEVMESPKDLIALSSLCMTPPHSPSFAETSTTTTVLTVTTSLAGSGPRPVLTRSRLCAGLPRRNNTPLVQRPGPAPESSAGPELPSRAMVTSVIRHTADPALTQPSNNVPPQSLMGQRTSTTSNRNPTTVSLAEAVPIQTESRSGSNGPCVTVSKDQGSSSSPDTSTGSPPPLTSRTTPQPPATSRSSTPIPSSQVLCQLFPVSERTGMISAFVQAGPLQMTQGNPKPILPQSSSSFPQPLQLVGSTQGTVMFVVPQSPVSQASSCQQTVMTLGNTKLLPLAPAPVYMPSGQRSNAPQAEFSRRRNYVCNFPCCKKTYFKSSHLKAHLRTHTGEKPFSCHWEGCDKKFARSDELSRHRRTHTGEKKFVCNVCDRRFMRSDHLTKHARRHVTTKRTSTWPAEVRELNKMAVSKGQSNGSSLPLSVLVPAPN, from the exons atgatgatggagaggaagaggctCAACAGCGAGCAGTCTTGCTGCAGCACTTTTGAGTACAACGACCTGGAGGCCGCCGAGGCTCTCGTCAGCATGAGCTGCTGGGGTCACAGGTCGGCAGTCCACAAGCCACGCCCCCTGACCCCTACCTCAGACTCCTGTGACTCTCTCCTCCTGCACCCTGAGGTCATGGAGTCCCCCAAAGACCTGATTGCACTTTCATCACTG tgcATGACCCCACCACACAGCCCCAGCTTTGCTGAGACCTCCACGACAACAACCGTCCTCACCGTCACCACCTCATTGGCTGGGTCAGGCCCGAGACCAGTCTTAACCCGGTCCAGACTCTGCGCGGGTCTACCCCGCAGGAATAACACCCCCCTCGTCCAACGGCCTGGCCCGGCCCCGGAGAGCTCTGCAGGTCCGGAGCTTCCTAGCCGAGCCATGGTGACCAGTGTTATCCGACACACTGCAGACCCGGCCCTCACACAGCCCAGCAACAACGTTCCACCTCAGTCCCTCATGGGACAGCGCACAAGCACCACTTCCAACAGAAATCCTACCACAGTCTCCCTGGCCGAGGCCGTTCCCATCCAGACTGAATCACGGAGCGGCAGCAATGGGCCGTGCGTTACCGTATCGAAGGACCAAGGCAGTTCATCCTCACCTGACACCAGCACAGGctccccccctcctctcacCTCAAGGACCACACCCCAGCCCCCCGCCACCTCCCGGTCTTCGACACCCATCCCAAGCTCCCAGGTTCTCTGCCAGTTGTTTCCTGTCAGTGAGAGGACAGGGATGATCTCTGCTTTTGTCCAGGCAGGCCCGCTTCAGATGACCCAGGGGAACCCTAAGCCCATACTACCCCAGTCATCTTCCTCCTTCCCCCAGCCACTCCAGTTGGTGGGATCGACTCAGGGGACGGTGATGTTTGTGGTTCCCCAGAGCCCAGTGTCGCAGGCCTCATCGTGCCAACAAACTGTCATGACCCTGGGGAACACCAAGCTCCTGCCCCTGGCCCCAGCTCCAGTTTATATGCCCTCAGGGCAAAGAAGCAATGCCCCCCAGGCTGAATTCTCCCGCAGAAGAAACTACGTCTGCAACTTCCCGTGCTGTAAGAAGACCTACTTTAAAAGTTCCCACCTCAAGGCCCATCTCAGAACCCACACCG GTGAGAAACCATTCAGCTGTCACTGGGAGGGCTGCGACAAGAAGTTTGCTCGATCAGACGAGCTGTCCCGCCACCGGCGAACACACACCGGCGAGAAGAAGTTTGTGTGTAACGTGTGCGATCGGCGCTTCATGCGCAGCGACCACCTGACCAAGCATGCCCGCCGGCACGTGACCACCAAGAGGACCTCCACGTGGCCCGCTGAAGTCCGTGAACTGAACAAGATGGCGGTTTCGAAGGGCCAATCGAATGGTTCCAGTCTTCCTCTCAGTGTGCTGGTGCCAGCCCCAAATTAA